A stretch of the Drosophila sulfurigaster albostrigata strain 15112-1811.04 chromosome 2L, ASM2355843v2, whole genome shotgun sequence genome encodes the following:
- the LOC133850270 gene encoding trypsin alpha-like, whose amino-acid sequence MFSTLLVLLSVATFGCALHWPIGPEFLLKKRPINNRIVGGKDTPIETIPWQVSLQRQGSHYCGGIIYSKNIIITAAHCVYKKNARIFVRVGSSTSNNGGSEIKVAKITVHDRYVNINNEKAEYDIALLLLSSPLEMGPAVKAIPLAESVPNDGATVRVSGWGYTETGEAPLHLKSVYVNIVNREECARAYNTEIIKATICAGSPWKGACNGDSGGPLTYNGKLVGIVSFGPADPCGIPGIPVVYTDVVELRKWIEEEAEILSST is encoded by the coding sequence ATGTTCTCTACATTATTAGTCCTGCTCTCAGTGGCAACTTTCGGTTGCGCATTGCACTGGCCGATTGGACCTgaatttctattgaaaaaaAGACCAATAAACAATCGCATCGTTGGAGGAAAGGACACACCAATAGAGACAATACCTTGGCAAGTGTCGCTGCAAAGACAAGGATCGCATTATTGTGGTGGCATCATTTACAGcaaaaatatcataataacAGCCGCCCACTgtgtttacaaaaaaaatgcaaggATTTTTGTGCGCGTTGGCAGTAGTACATCTAACAATGGTGGATCTGAAATTAAAGTTGCCAAGATTACCGTGCATGATcgttatgtaaatataaataacgaAAAAGCGGAATATGACATCGCCCTGCTTTTGTTAAGTTCGCCCCTCGAAATGGGTCCAGCTGTCAAGGCCATTCCACTGGCAGAATCAGTTCCTAATGACGGCGCTACAGTGCGTGTCTCTGGATGGGGATATACGGAAACTGGAGAGGCTCCGCTCCATCTGAAAAGTGTCTATGTGAACATTGTAAATCGCGAGGAGTGCGCTAGAGCTTACAATacagaaattataaaagcaaCAATCTGTGCTGGTTCCCCTTGGAAAGGTGCGTGCAATGGAGATTCTGGAGGACCATTGACTTACAATGGTAAACTTGTGGGCATTGTTTCTTTTGGGCCTGCTGATCCTTGCGGTATACCCGGTATACCCGTTGTCTATACAGATGTAGTGGAGCTTCGAAAATGGATCGAGGAGGAGGCCGAAATACTAAGCTCAACCtga
- the LOC133850271 gene encoding trypsin alpha-like translates to MFPTLLVLLSVATFGCALHLPVDPEFLLKKGSINNRIVGGEDTPIEAIPWQVSVQIEGSHHCGGVIYSKNIIITAAHCFFDDNGNILDIEIFDVRVGSSTSNNGGWVIKVDKRIVHDRYSPYPTEYDIALILLSSPLKMGPAVKVIPLAESVPNIGAAVLVSGWGYTETGEAPVHLKSVYVNIVNREECARIDGVLIDATICAGSPWKDSCSGDSGGPLTYRGKLVGIVSFGSENCGTPGQPAVYTDVVEFRKWIEGEATKLSLN, encoded by the coding sequence ATGTTCCCTACATTATTAGTCCTGCTCTCAGTGGCAACTTTCGGTTGCGCGTTGCACTTGCCGGTTGACCCagaatttctattaaaaaaagGATCAATAAACAATCGCATCGTTGGAGGAGAGGACACGCCAATAGAGGCAATACCTTGGCAAGTGTCGGTGCAAATAGAAGGATCGCATCACTGTGGTGGGGTCATTTACAGCAAAAACATCATTATCACAGCCGCACACTGTTTTTTCGATGACAATGGCAATATTCTTGATATCGAGATTTTTGATGTGCGCGTTGGCAGTAGTACATCTAACAATGGTGGATGGGTGATTAAAGTTGACAAGAGAATCGTGCATGATCGTTATAGTCCTTATCCAACTGAATATGACATcgctttaattttgttaagtTCGCCCCTTAAAATGGGTCCTGCTGTCAAGGTCATTCCATTGGCAGAATCAGTTCCTAATATCGGAGCTGCTGTGCTTGTCTCTGGATGGGGATATACGGAAACTGGAGAGGCTCCGGTCCATCTGAAAAGTGTTTATGTGAACATTGTAAATCGCGAGGAGTGCGCCAGGATTGATGGAGTGCTTATAGACGCAACAATCTGTGCTGGTTCCCCTTGGAAAGATTCGTGCAGTGGAGATTCTGGTGGCCCATTGACTTACAGAGGTAAACTTGTGGGCATTGTTTCTTTTGGGTCTGAAAATTGCGGTACACCCGGTCAACCCGCAGTCTATACAGATGTCGTGGAGTTTCGCAAATGGATTGAAGGGGAAGCCACAAAACTAAGCTTAAATTGA
- the LOC133845027 gene encoding trypsin delta-like, with protein sequence MLFTLLALLSVSTFGCALHLPIATEFLLQNGNNRIIGGKDTPIEAIPWQVLLLNQGRHDCGGVIYSKNIIITAAHCVCDTYGNILDPKIFDVRVGSSTSNNGGSVIKVAKTIVHDRFTLYPITEYDIALILLSSPLEMGPTVKAIPLAESVPNDGAAVLVSGWGYTEIGEASLQLKSVSVNIVSREECARAYGYKRITQLTICAAAPGKDSCGGDSGGPLVCEGELVGIVSYGIGCAEPGYPGVYANVVELRKWVEEEATKLSST encoded by the coding sequence ATGTTGTTTACATTATTAGCCCTGCTCTCAGTGTCAACTTTCGGTTGCGCATTGCACTTGCCGATTGCAACTGAATTTCTATTGCAAAATGGAAACAATCGAATCATTGGCGGAAAGGACACACCGATAGAGGCAATACCTTGGCAAGTGTTGCTGCTAAATCAAGGACGGCATGATTGTGGTGGCGTCATTTACAGCAAAAACATCATTATAACAGCCGCCCACTGTGTTTGCGATACCTATGGCAATATTCTTGATCCCAAGATTTTTGATGTGCGCGTTGGCAGTAGTACGTCTAACAATGGTGGATCGGTAATTAAAGTTGCCAAGACAATCGTGCATGATCGTTTTACACTTTATCCAATAACTGAATATGACATCGCACTAATTTTGTTAAGTTCGCCCCTTGAAATGGGTCCAACTGTCAAGGCCATTCCACTGGCAGAGTCGGTTCCTAATGACGGAGCTGCTGTACTTGTCTCTGGATGGGGATATACGGAAATTGGAGAGGCTTCGCTGCAATTGAAAAGTGTGTCTGTGAACATTGTCAGTCGCGAAGAGTGCGCCAGGGCTTATGGTTACAAAAGAATTACACAACTAACAATCTGTGCTGCTGCCCCTGGAAAAGATTCCTGTGGTGGTGATTCTGGTGGCCCATTAGTTTGTGAGGGTGAGCTTGTGGGCATTGTTTCTTATGGCATAGGTTGCGCTGAACCAGGGTATCCTGgtgtttatgcaaatgttgtggAGCTTCGAAAATGGGTTGAAGAGGAAGCCACAAAACTAAGCTCAACTTGA
- the LOC133850035 gene encoding phospholipase A1, whose product MRITYIILATLSVTLAAPSTETSASSMEELNNKCDHKLTKSNKYLDYPFWKKFFKHWVPFTSSSRVKMQFFLFKKDFPDCGRELFPGDDETLENSGFDSRHPTRIIIHGWMSQGKGSLNRDVKTAYLSLTKPRPKAEGYEDNEIKIPLYEDFNIVVCDWSKISSNVNYFGVADMVEDLGFLLAEFVRHLHMRAGLNYDDVYLIGHSLGAQIAGSAGKQIKPYRFNTIYALDPAGPAFRDQSDEYRVDASDAHYVESIQTSTGLGFEQPVGHASFYPNFGKDQKKCYMYGCSHKRAHDYFAESINSTKGFWGIRCERMSRKNWVLLDNDGEFRMGGEPSNPKNGTFYVKTYDKPPYAMGKREELEKEPLKEEVTTVVYH is encoded by the exons ATGCGAATTACATACATCATTCTAGCTACGCTCAGCGTAACGCTAG CGGCGCCTTCAACCGAAACTTCCGCTTCCTCAATGGAAGAGCTGAATAACAAATGCGATCACAAGTTGACGAAATCGAACAAATATTTGGACTATCCATTTTGGAAGAAGTTCTTCAAGCATTGGGTTCCATTCACAAGTAGCTCGCGTGTCAAAATGCAATTCTTTCTATTCAAAAAGGATTTCCCCGATTGTGGTCGTGAACTTTTCCCAGGCGACGATGAAACCTTGGAGAATTCTGGTTTCGATTCACGTCATCCCACACG CATTATAATACACGGCTGGATGAGTCAGGGTAAGGGATCGCTCAATCGAGACGTGAAGACCGCCTATCTGAGCTTGACAAAACCGCGACCCAAAGCTGAAGGTTACGAAGATAACGAAATCAAAATTCCTCTCTATGAAGACTTCAATATTGTTGTTTGCGATTGGAGTAAAATTTCCTCGAATGTGAATTACTTCGGGGTCGCCGATATGGTCGAAGATTTGGGATTTCTACTCGCCGAATTTGTGCGTCATCTTCATATGCGAGCGGGACTTAACTATGACGATGTCTACTTGATTGGTCACTCGCTGGGTGCCCAAATCGCCGGAAGTGctggaaaacaaataaaacccTATCGTTTCAATACGATCTATGCCCTCGATCCGGCTGGACCTGCGTTCCGTGATCAGAGCGATGAATATCGCGTCGATGCCAGTGATGCGCACTATGTGGAATCGATACAGACGAGCACGGGATTAGGTTTTGAGCAGCCCGTCGGACATGCGTCGTTCTATCCGAACTTTGGCAAGGATCAGAAAAAGTGCTATATGTATGGCTGTTCGCATAAGCGAGCTCACGATTATTTTGCCGAGTCCATCAATAGCACCAAAGGCTTTTGGGGCATTCGCTGTGAACGCATGTCACGCAAGAATTGGGTATTGCTGGATAATGATGGCGAGTTTCGCATGGGTGGCGAACCTTCGAATCCCAAGAACGGCACCTTCTATGTGAAGACCTACGATAAACCTCCTTATGCCATGGGCAAAAGAGAGGAGCTGGAAAAGGAACCGCTCAAGGAGGAAGTCACTACAGTGGTTTATCATTAG